In Spirobacillus cienkowskii, a genomic segment contains:
- a CDS encoding ABC-F family ATP-binding cassette domain-containing protein, whose amino-acid sequence MSRSPYLTAYNLSASFGSTRLFENLCFTIHPGERWGIVGPNGAGKSTLFRILQGVQQADSGTVSIRNGIRVAILSQQYDFQPNKTVITLIKESLPIEFDSEKQTQLIEADLESHALLAEKYPHLSEQQEWLDKLNLLQEKLLEVSKIGTENMIQSALKLGLFTEIANQQFGQLSGGQQKRVQIICALIKNPHLILLDEPTNHLDVQTVDWLEELLLEIAELGSNLFGFKNNQENSEPIAFAIISHDRSLLDTLTHKILEIEAGEFKCYQGNYEAYSQAKLENQAQNEKTKAKMQNLMRRELEWLRAGTKARTTKQQSRIDRALSLNKELQTKQQRAALFKKTEINFQAQMQSEQRDFDDCIVPIVQNLGQQELIHLKNVSIAHPSSSKHQLQYIFNNLNLIIKPKSRIAILGPNGCGKSTLMKYIANFIVPEQGEIKYHDLIKIAYFDQQRHNLDPTQTVRATIAPEGEYVFFEGKYLHIMSYLERFLFNKYDALRTVANLSGGEKARLLLAKLMLEHANMLILDEPTNDLDIPTLHILERSLMEFQGGILFTSHDRYFMQRVATGVLTNTNNDINYSKSENKWTLFADLDQALNQILNTNENTNNLKAEPAKTNTVQNKSTKPNSNILKEIAALENKINNLEHKINELTQKLNELYYQEKKQQEIQVLSKEVEGCQTELNNAYLQWENLMSKNI is encoded by the coding sequence ATGTCCCGCTCCCCTTATTTAACCGCCTATAATCTTTCAGCAAGTTTTGGTTCAACACGGTTATTTGAAAACCTTTGTTTTACAATTCATCCTGGTGAACGATGGGGCATCGTAGGACCCAATGGAGCAGGAAAATCAACTCTTTTTCGAATTTTACAAGGTGTCCAACAAGCAGACTCTGGCACGGTTTCAATAAGAAACGGAATTCGTGTGGCAATTTTATCGCAACAATATGATTTTCAACCAAATAAAACAGTAATAACACTCATTAAAGAATCGCTTCCCATAGAGTTTGATTCTGAAAAGCAAACACAACTCATAGAAGCTGACTTAGAGTCTCATGCACTTCTCGCCGAAAAGTACCCTCATCTTAGCGAACAGCAAGAATGGCTTGATAAATTAAATTTGCTGCAAGAGAAACTTTTGGAAGTTTCTAAAATTGGGACTGAAAATATGATTCAAAGTGCATTAAAACTTGGCTTGTTTACTGAAATAGCCAATCAGCAGTTTGGGCAACTTTCAGGAGGGCAACAAAAGCGGGTACAGATTATTTGTGCGCTGATTAAAAATCCTCATCTCATTCTTTTGGACGAACCAACAAACCATCTTGATGTACAAACAGTCGATTGGCTTGAAGAACTTTTACTTGAAATCGCAGAGCTAGGCAGCAATTTGTTTGGTTTTAAAAACAATCAAGAAAATAGTGAGCCTATTGCATTTGCTATCATTTCTCACGATCGCTCATTACTCGATACCTTAACTCACAAAATTCTTGAAATTGAAGCCGGAGAGTTTAAGTGTTACCAAGGAAACTATGAAGCTTACAGCCAAGCAAAACTAGAAAATCAGGCACAAAACGAAAAAACAAAAGCAAAAATGCAAAATCTCATGCGCCGAGAACTAGAATGGTTACGTGCTGGCACGAAAGCAAGAACAACAAAACAACAATCTCGAATTGATAGAGCACTGTCTCTCAATAAAGAACTTCAAACAAAGCAGCAAAGAGCAGCTCTGTTTAAAAAAACAGAAATCAATTTTCAAGCCCAAATGCAGTCAGAACAACGCGACTTTGATGACTGCATTGTTCCTATTGTTCAAAATCTTGGGCAACAGGAACTGATTCATTTAAAAAATGTCTCTATTGCACATCCATCAAGCTCAAAACATCAGCTTCAATATATTTTTAATAATTTAAATTTAATTATTAAGCCCAAATCGCGCATTGCAATTTTAGGGCCAAATGGTTGCGGCAAATCAACATTAATGAAATACATTGCAAACTTTATTGTTCCTGAGCAAGGTGAGATAAAGTACCACGACCTTATTAAAATTGCTTACTTTGATCAACAACGACACAATTTAGACCCCACTCAAACAGTTCGGGCAACCATTGCACCTGAAGGAGAATATGTTTTTTTTGAGGGTAAATATTTACACATTATGAGCTATTTAGAGCGTTTTTTATTTAATAAATACGACGCGCTGCGCACAGTTGCCAACCTCTCTGGTGGAGAAAAAGCGCGCCTACTTCTTGCTAAACTCATGCTCGAACATGCTAACATGCTTATTTTAGATGAGCCGACTAATGATTTGGATATTCCTACTTTGCATATCCTAGAACGCAGTCTGATGGAGTTTCAAGGTGGTATTTTATTTACAAGTCACGATCGATATTTTATGCAACGGGTTGCAACAGGTGTTCTCACAAATACCAATAATGATATTAATTACTCAAAATCAGAAAACAAATGGACTTTATTTGCAGATTTGGATCAAGCATTAAATCAAATTTTAAATACAAATGAAAACACAAATAACTTAAAGGCAGAACCAGCAAAAACCAACACTGTTCAAAATAAATCAACCAAACCCAATTCTAATATTTTAAAAGAAATTGCTGCACTAGAAAATAAAATTAATAATTTAGAACACAAAATTAATGAGCTCACTCAAAAACTCAATGAACTTTATTATCAAGAAAAAAAACAACAAGAAATACAAGTTCTTTCAAAAGAAGTCGAAGGTTGTCAAACAGAACTCAATAACGCATATTTACAATGGGAAAATTTGATGTCAAAAAATATTTAA
- a CDS encoding malate dehydrogenase: MFKRPKITVVGAAGNVGASVVQWCAQKELADLVLIDLKPNVAQGRALDLAQGGAFAGFNASFIATDDSSQMQDSDVVVVTAGVPRKPGQTREELVGINAGIVKAVCENIKRYAPNCILILVSNPLDAMLTVAQKVTNFPRERVLGMSGVLDSSRFRSNIARTLNVHIKDVSAIVLGAHTDKDMVPVVSTATVGGVPLNKLLNSEQIAEVVSKTKRGGAELTELIGTSAWVAPGFGVTAMVESIILNQGRILPCSVELKGEYGISEGACLCVPVKLTNKGAEKVFEIDLSSDEKAALKAAHTAYLEVRKIALSNL, encoded by the coding sequence ATGTTTAAAAGACCTAAAATTACGGTTGTTGGAGCTGCAGGAAATGTTGGAGCTTCTGTGGTTCAATGGTGTGCACAAAAAGAATTGGCTGATTTAGTTTTAATTGATTTAAAACCAAATGTCGCACAAGGACGCGCTCTTGATCTTGCCCAAGGCGGTGCTTTTGCAGGTTTTAATGCGAGCTTTATCGCAACTGATGATTCTTCTCAAATGCAAGATTCTGATGTTGTCGTTGTCACTGCCGGTGTTCCGCGTAAACCCGGACAAACTCGCGAAGAATTAGTTGGTATTAACGCAGGAATTGTTAAAGCTGTTTGCGAAAATATTAAACGTTATGCTCCTAATTGCATTTTAATTCTTGTTTCTAATCCACTTGACGCAATGCTGACTGTTGCTCAAAAGGTAACAAATTTTCCAAGAGAACGTGTACTCGGAATGTCTGGGGTTTTAGACTCCTCTCGTTTTCGTAGCAATATTGCCCGTACCTTAAATGTTCACATTAAAGATGTTTCTGCCATTGTATTGGGTGCCCACACTGATAAAGACATGGTTCCTGTTGTGAGCACCGCAACTGTCGGCGGCGTTCCTCTTAATAAACTTCTCAACTCAGAACAAATTGCTGAAGTGGTAAGTAAAACCAAGCGAGGCGGTGCAGAACTTACAGAATTGATTGGCACATCGGCGTGGGTTGCTCCAGGATTTGGAGTCACTGCAATGGTCGAAAGTATCATACTCAACCAAGGCAGAATTTTACCTTGTTCTGTAGAATTAAAAGGCGAGTATGGAATTTCTGAGGGAGCTTGTCTTTGTGTACCAGTTAAATTAACAAATAAAGGTGCTGAAAAAGTTTTTGAAATTGATCTCTCTTCCGACGAAAAAGCCGCGCTTAAAGCCGCACATACTGCTTATCTCGAAGTTAGAAAAATAGCTTTGAGTAATTTGTAA
- a CDS encoding pyruvate kinase: MDKKSKAKLIWTVTNNGCEQIGIEKIANLITQYRLDAVRMTYSSRSLPNIIKLRNEITKQLECLKISNGSGFVPFLLSFVGRRSLLSVPSGPLEVADGSEINISIIVDFDYCASFHLKTSNFSGIAIIVSSIDQLSQLKIGSKISVSYGAVELKILQLPNEISSNMQVRCLVESGGLLLSGVDVHSTDMSRDLFPLLPEDEQTLQSGFSSLADYIIVDGIKSERELLTIKAGILGENAPFSARHPSVPISKRVLEFEAELPPRFLLKVDSKRSLELLPDVMKHLDGVFLSRSELGIDEHPHNLPIIQKELITRCNKLSKIVIVASELMHSMIVNANPTRAEVSDMANAAADGADALVLSHEVTEGPNAALVAQVTIDTLINSEAWFEKKWHHFEMNEIPTDDDAVTYGAIRIAQQAEVRSIVCFTEGGYTAMKLSAMRTPKEIIAITFNKKIMRQMNLLRSVTAVVLESRTHVERILSEIKEKLIKNFGFKKGDKFVFVSLTSSSVAERNSNLFTVQEIE; encoded by the coding sequence ATGGATAAAAAATCAAAGGCAAAACTTATTTGGACAGTTACCAACAATGGTTGCGAACAAATTGGAATCGAAAAAATTGCAAATCTTATAACCCAGTATCGTCTCGATGCTGTCAGGATGACTTACTCATCGCGCTCATTGCCAAATATTATCAAACTTAGAAATGAAATCACCAAGCAACTTGAATGTTTAAAGATTAGCAATGGGTCGGGTTTTGTTCCATTTTTATTAAGTTTTGTAGGCAGACGTTCATTATTGTCTGTGCCAAGCGGTCCATTAGAGGTTGCGGATGGCTCTGAAATTAATATTTCAATCATTGTTGATTTTGATTATTGTGCCTCATTTCATCTCAAAACTTCAAATTTTTCTGGCATTGCCATTATTGTTTCAAGTATTGACCAACTCTCCCAATTAAAGATTGGCTCTAAAATAAGTGTTTCTTATGGCGCAGTAGAGTTAAAAATTTTACAGCTACCCAATGAAATAAGCTCCAACATGCAGGTGCGTTGTTTGGTAGAAAGTGGTGGACTTTTGTTGAGTGGTGTTGATGTCCACTCTACAGATATGAGCCGCGATTTGTTTCCATTGTTGCCAGAAGATGAACAAACTTTACAGTCAGGTTTTTCTTCTTTAGCGGATTATATTATTGTTGATGGGATAAAATCAGAGCGCGAGCTTTTGACAATAAAAGCTGGAATTCTTGGTGAAAATGCCCCCTTCTCCGCAAGACATCCCAGTGTGCCAATTTCAAAACGAGTGCTAGAGTTTGAAGCAGAGCTTCCCCCGCGTTTTTTGCTAAAAGTTGATTCTAAACGCTCGCTCGAACTTCTTCCTGATGTCATGAAACATTTAGATGGTGTGTTTTTAAGCCGTTCAGAACTTGGAATTGATGAGCATCCTCACAACCTACCAATAATTCAAAAAGAGCTCATTACTCGGTGTAATAAATTATCAAAAATTGTCATCGTTGCTTCGGAATTGATGCATTCTATGATTGTGAATGCCAATCCAACCCGTGCAGAAGTCTCTGATATGGCCAATGCCGCGGCTGATGGCGCAGATGCATTGGTTTTATCACATGAAGTAACCGAAGGCCCAAATGCAGCATTGGTTGCGCAAGTGACGATTGATACGCTTATCAATTCGGAAGCATGGTTTGAAAAAAAGTGGCATCATTTTGAAATGAACGAAATTCCAACTGATGATGATGCTGTCACTTACGGAGCGATTCGTATTGCGCAGCAAGCTGAAGTGCGTTCCATTGTTTGTTTTACTGAAGGAGGGTATACAGCTATGAAGTTGTCAGCAATGCGGACTCCTAAAGAAATTATTGCAATCACTTTTAATAAGAAAATTATGCGTCAAATGAATTTGCTGCGTTCTGTGACTGCTGTTGTATTGGAATCAAGAACTCATGTTGAACGTATTTTATCTGAGATTAAAGAAAAATTAATCAAAAATTTTGGTTTTAAAAAAGGGGATAAGTTTGTATTTGTTTCATTGACCTCTTCTAGTGTTGCAGAACGCAATTCAAATTTATTCACTGTTCAGGAAATAGAGTAA
- a CDS encoding diacylglycerol/lipid kinase family protein produces MSHSPFFIVNPYAKAGNAKEIWEQHVLPEVLRLYPGVLWSYSQSFEHGACLALQAAEQEIETVVAVGGDGTVNSVVNGLMQHKSVQKPTLACIPLGTGCDFVKSLNIPLDFKVALFCIRLGHKIDCDVGCVDYTNPIQGDSSKYFINVAGYGANGEVAQWVDQSRQHFGSKPTYLAAVLSVIFKNMAYPTQIAFNDEEFSSVPLKALFVCNGSFCGGGMCPSPKASLSSGFLSVVAVENMNIFENIFYLSRLYSGNYQGIEKKITVKQVQSLQVTSMIEDEVYGDCDGESFLLKTAKFYLKPKALQVYSNLL; encoded by the coding sequence ATGTCTCATTCTCCTTTTTTTATTGTAAATCCTTACGCCAAAGCAGGAAATGCAAAAGAAATATGGGAACAGCACGTATTGCCTGAAGTGCTACGTTTATATCCAGGCGTATTGTGGAGTTATTCTCAAAGTTTTGAGCATGGCGCATGTCTTGCGCTTCAGGCTGCTGAACAAGAAATAGAGACTGTTGTGGCTGTTGGTGGCGATGGAACTGTTAACTCTGTTGTGAATGGTTTGATGCAGCATAAATCAGTACAAAAGCCGACTTTGGCATGTATTCCTTTAGGCACTGGTTGTGATTTTGTAAAATCTCTTAATATTCCACTCGATTTTAAGGTGGCTCTCTTTTGTATTCGCCTCGGCCATAAAATTGATTGTGATGTTGGATGTGTCGATTATACCAACCCAATTCAAGGGGATTCATCCAAATATTTTATTAATGTTGCAGGATATGGAGCTAACGGGGAAGTTGCGCAGTGGGTGGATCAATCACGGCAGCATTTTGGATCGAAGCCCACTTATCTTGCTGCAGTATTGTCCGTTATTTTTAAAAATATGGCTTATCCCACTCAAATTGCTTTTAACGATGAAGAATTTAGCAGTGTGCCATTAAAGGCATTATTTGTTTGTAATGGTAGTTTTTGTGGTGGTGGAATGTGTCCTTCGCCTAAAGCGAGCTTAAGCTCTGGATTTTTATCTGTTGTCGCTGTTGAAAATATGAATATATTTGAAAATATTTTTTATCTAAGTCGCCTTTATTCAGGAAATTATCAAGGTATTGAGAAAAAAATAACTGTAAAACAGGTGCAAAGTTTGCAGGTCACGTCAATGATTGAAGACGAGGTGTATGGAGATTGCGATGGGGAGTCTTTTTTACTAAAAACGGCAAAGTTTTACTTAAAGCCAAAAGCATTGCAAGTGTATTCAAATTTACTTTGA
- a CDS encoding MazG-like family protein, producing the protein MFPKLPEPCVQGLQTIQKEFDNYQSNAFEERSPQFFSLELCGETGELANIEKKIWRNPSLPLNANHLAEEAADVFISLINYCNCRKINLEQAVADKLKIIEERRLQGKMGKIKTSK; encoded by the coding sequence ATGTTCCCAAAACTACCAGAACCATGTGTTCAAGGGTTACAAACAATCCAAAAAGAGTTTGATAATTATCAAAGTAATGCGTTTGAAGAACGCTCACCGCAATTTTTTTCTTTAGAGCTTTGTGGAGAAACTGGAGAACTTGCAAACATTGAAAAAAAAATTTGGCGTAACCCCTCACTCCCCCTCAATGCAAATCACTTAGCAGAAGAGGCCGCTGATGTTTTTATTTCATTAATAAACTATTGTAATTGTAGGAAAATAAATCTTGAACAGGCCGTGGCTGACAAGTTAAAAATTATTGAAGAAAGACGCTTACAAGGCAAAATGGGTAAAATTAAAACCTCAAAGTAA
- a CDS encoding Fur family transcriptional regulator encodes MTTSRRSDACLPKKAYLHKMFDEYLNQLGLRQTRQRKIILDAVLTSGRHVDAETIFNEVKKLDSSIGLATVYRTLKMMTESQILVERHFSGDRASFEIADFENEHHDHLICNQCGEIIEFFDDELEFFQEKVSNNLGFKLKNHKMELFGDCMNFETCKYKK; translated from the coding sequence ATGACGACTTCGCGCAGATCGGATGCTTGCCTTCCCAAAAAGGCATATCTTCATAAAATGTTTGATGAATATTTAAACCAACTGGGTTTAAGACAAACAAGACAACGCAAAATTATTTTAGACGCCGTTCTCACTTCTGGTCGTCATGTGGATGCAGAAACAATCTTTAACGAAGTTAAAAAACTGGATAGCTCCATTGGGCTGGCGACTGTTTACCGTACTTTGAAAATGATGACAGAGTCACAAATATTGGTTGAACGCCATTTTAGTGGGGATCGAGCGAGTTTTGAAATTGCTGATTTTGAAAATGAACACCATGACCATTTAATATGTAATCAATGCGGCGAAATTATTGAATTTTTTGATGATGAGCTCGAGTTCTTTCAAGAAAAAGTTTCTAATAATTTAGGATTTAAATTAAAAAATCATAAAATGGAGCTATTTGGCGATTGCATGAACTTTGAAACTTGTAAGTACAAAAAATAA
- a CDS encoding methyl-accepting chemotaxis protein translates to MFSFLKSNSIRIKLWVLIFSIQFFVAFYAVVLIFIDNIQGLISIFVYFIVICFSLAIIIVNRLLLSNLNKKIYNTSDEISESCKHGDDYLLSIKNNLTKFISLTGSQLDGLNESAKLMKNISEMLTETTSNAEVCKEMSDKVTRDVNDGNEIMQKMVDAVLTIEKTKDDLSEISNLIKQISNDTSTIHTIVSTTELLSLNASIEAAKAGEKGKGFSVVAEEVGNLAKLSGREAKEIEDIILKSQNEILKIIDLNQTRVDLGKKASSDALAVFTAIKSEMFGISSRSENIRAATWEQKIGIDQMTQGNFDIKNILKKNITDTVNLLKVYNLNFNNFNNIKEVADILKEYWSGEQDNDQK, encoded by the coding sequence ATGTTTTCATTTTTGAAAAGCAATTCAATAAGAATTAAATTATGGGTATTAATATTTTCTATCCAGTTTTTTGTTGCTTTTTATGCAGTTGTTTTGATTTTTATTGATAATATTCAAGGATTAATAAGTATTTTTGTTTATTTTATTGTTATTTGTTTTTCTTTAGCAATCATTATTGTTAATCGTTTATTACTCTCAAATTTAAACAAAAAAATATATAATACTTCAGACGAAATTTCAGAATCATGTAAACATGGTGATGACTATTTATTATCAATTAAAAATAATTTGACAAAATTTATTTCACTAACAGGAAGTCAGTTAGATGGATTAAACGAAAGCGCAAAGTTAATGAAAAATATTTCTGAAATGTTAACAGAAACTACGAGTAACGCAGAAGTTTGTAAAGAGATGTCTGACAAAGTGACACGGGATGTTAATGATGGCAATGAAATTATGCAAAAAATGGTTGATGCTGTGTTAACAATCGAAAAAACAAAAGATGACTTATCAGAAATTTCAAACCTAATTAAACAAATTAGTAATGATACTTCAACAATACATACTATTGTATCAACTACTGAATTATTGTCTTTAAATGCATCGATAGAAGCCGCCAAAGCAGGCGAAAAAGGAAAAGGATTTTCTGTTGTTGCTGAAGAAGTTGGTAATTTGGCTAAACTAAGTGGTCGCGAAGCAAAAGAAATTGAAGATATTATTTTAAAAAGTCAAAATGAGATTTTAAAAATAATTGATTTAAATCAGACACGAGTGGATCTAGGAAAAAAAGCGAGCAGTGATGCTTTAGCGGTGTTTACTGCTATCAAATCGGAGATGTTTGGAATTTCTAGTCGCTCAGAAAATATTAGAGCTGCGACATGGGAACAAAAAATTGGAATTGATCAAATGACTCAAGGTAATTTTGATATTAAAAATATTTTGAAAAAAAATATAACAGATACAGTTAATTTATTAAAAGTTTATAATTTAAATTTTAATAATTTCAATAACATTAAAGAAGTTGCTGATATTTTAAAAGAATACTGGTCTGGAGAGCAAGATAATGACCAAAAATGA
- a CDS encoding methyl-accepting chemotaxis protein encodes MTKNENIEHQNAENQSVETEKIETEKIKKTEKLGFRNIILISVLVTNLLICFSSILFIYLFGSGTQNIAKYLIGSLCVTLILELALFYYLNKIKEKYSMLGILFQQYIERSHVTIEEFVYPKKNIANSFNKQFDLINQTAAAISEITQMMHRTSEQINDCKAITKSAEDRLTSGKSVMERLGEAIEVIKIAAVDMDKMFQVINEINIKSLVISDIVAKTELLAMNASIEAARAGDHGKGFSVVSEEVQVLAQTSGKSAKQIKDLLNQSSIKVTQIIRTMNERIKEGEIISKKALDVYSRTNEGVESLKEQIQIIYEGTEMQTGVMKTIEGSLTSITENIGLNNKLIADGNDSISKLIETNTQLLQFVEDIEKALLGIQGLKMFQKTKGSEVRRNLKSMGF; translated from the coding sequence ATGACCAAAAATGAAAATATTGAACATCAAAACGCCGAAAATCAAAGCGTTGAAACTGAAAAAATTGAAACTGAAAAAATAAAAAAAACAGAAAAATTAGGTTTTAGAAATATTATATTAATTTCTGTACTTGTAACTAATTTATTAATTTGTTTTTCTTCGATATTATTTATTTATTTATTTGGATCAGGAACTCAAAATATCGCAAAGTATTTAATAGGCTCATTGTGTGTGACACTAATTCTTGAATTAGCATTATTTTATTATCTTAATAAAATTAAAGAAAAATATTCTATGTTGGGCATATTATTTCAACAATATATTGAACGAAGTCATGTTACTATAGAAGAATTTGTTTATCCTAAAAAAAATATAGCCAATTCTTTTAATAAGCAGTTTGATCTGATCAACCAAACTGCCGCTGCAATTTCAGAAATTACGCAAATGATGCATAGAACATCAGAGCAAATTAATGATTGTAAAGCAATTACAAAAAGCGCAGAGGATAGACTGACAAGTGGCAAATCTGTGATGGAACGCCTAGGCGAAGCAATTGAAGTTATTAAAATTGCGGCTGTAGATATGGATAAAATGTTTCAAGTTATCAATGAAATTAATATAAAATCTTTAGTTATAAGTGATATTGTTGCTAAAACAGAATTGCTTGCAATGAATGCGTCGATTGAGGCAGCTCGCGCAGGAGATCATGGTAAAGGATTTTCTGTTGTGTCGGAAGAAGTCCAAGTATTGGCTCAAACAAGTGGAAAGTCTGCAAAGCAAATTAAAGATTTGTTGAATCAAAGTTCAATTAAAGTCACGCAAATAATTCGAACCATGAACGAACGCATTAAAGAAGGCGAAATTATCAGTAAAAAGGCATTGGATGTATATAGTAGAACAAATGAAGGAGTGGAATCGCTGAAGGAGCAAATTCAAATTATTTATGAAGGCACTGAAATGCAAACAGGTGTTATGAAAACAATAGAAGGGTCGCTGACAAGTATTACAGAAAATATTGGCCTTAATAATAAACTTATTGCTGATGGCAATGATTCCATCTCAAAGCTCATAGAGACCAACACACAGTTACTTCAGTTTGTTGAAGACATTGAAAAAGCTTTACTTGGAATTCAAGGTTTAAAAATGTTTCAAAAAACAAAAGGAAGTGAAGTTAGGCGAAATTTAAAAAGTATGGGTTTTTAA
- a CDS encoding carboxy terminal-processing peptidase yields the protein MRLKMILLFAFVFYCLNEGTETPLLAYEQNPRIARTNHAILSCKEVKARIETMLILHFQFNELNNDLAKRAIIKLFESLNPEKIYFLKSDILNFKSDIKKNLNENECGFIFDVKKILKSRVMERNLKIKNILSTPIDLKKTEYINITKKNWSESEYEANEKIRKKIKLQFLTNKENEESEKLVRVRLQKSYERFEKNIESINTDKLFHIFLNSFAISLDPHSIHMMPTDHESFIIHISNKLEGIGTQLQEKDGYIIIRSLVPGASAEKMGKLQVNDKILAVDINDGKGFYDLLDASVEDAVNLIRGKKGTTLKLLIQRNTENIIKKFPVTLVRDEIELKDELVKTEIVNLENKKIGIIKIPSFYTDLKCKSKFFLHCKGVSYDVEKELKKLSQEKVDGILIDLRNNGGGDFPESLRLTGFFLPQGTAVQTKDKNQSIRSQTIEKSKSYYMGPLVVLINKLSASASEIFVGAVQDYGRGIIVGDKNTFGKATVQIIQEIPGIKNRKTDGALKITQSKFYRPAGESNQKYGVLSNIIIPNNLEIYEIGENFLDYALSKDAISPSKNFKPMQNLSVMINKLNKLSQDRINKDKKFQELNAKIKMLKLAKNKPIAITKENIKLIEELESPKFYLEKKNFNKKVVSDDDLQLQEALKITLDTINLSKDPAYLSLQN from the coding sequence ATGCGTCTAAAGATGATTTTGTTATTCGCATTCGTCTTTTACTGTCTTAATGAGGGAACAGAGACTCCTTTGTTAGCTTACGAACAGAACCCTAGGATTGCAAGAACAAATCACGCAATTCTTAGCTGTAAAGAAGTCAAAGCGCGCATAGAAACAATGCTTATTTTACATTTTCAATTTAATGAATTGAATAATGACCTAGCAAAAAGAGCAATAATAAAATTATTTGAATCGCTCAATCCTGAAAAAATATATTTTCTAAAATCTGATATTTTAAATTTTAAAAGTGATATCAAAAAAAACTTAAACGAAAACGAATGTGGTTTTATCTTTGATGTGAAAAAAATATTAAAAAGTAGGGTTATGGAAAGAAATTTAAAAATTAAAAACATTTTATCTACGCCAATTGATTTAAAAAAAACAGAATATATTAATATTACAAAAAAGAATTGGAGCGAATCAGAGTATGAAGCAAATGAAAAAATAAGAAAAAAAATAAAATTACAATTTCTTACAAATAAAGAAAATGAAGAATCAGAAAAACTAGTGAGAGTAAGATTACAAAAAAGTTACGAAAGGTTTGAAAAAAATATTGAAAGTATAAATACTGATAAATTATTTCATATTTTTTTAAATAGCTTTGCAATTTCATTAGATCCGCATTCTATTCATATGATGCCAACAGATCATGAATCATTTATAATTCATATTAGTAATAAATTAGAAGGAATAGGCACCCAGTTACAAGAAAAGGATGGATATATCATCATTCGTTCCCTAGTTCCTGGAGCATCAGCTGAAAAAATGGGTAAATTACAAGTTAATGATAAAATTTTAGCTGTTGATATTAATGATGGAAAAGGGTTTTACGATCTTCTTGATGCCTCGGTTGAGGATGCAGTTAACTTAATTCGAGGAAAAAAAGGAACTACTTTAAAACTTTTAATTCAAAGAAATACAGAAAATATTATAAAAAAATTTCCTGTAACTTTAGTTAGAGACGAAATAGAATTAAAAGATGAACTTGTAAAAACTGAAATTGTAAATTTAGAAAATAAAAAGATTGGAATTATTAAAATTCCTTCTTTCTACACTGATTTAAAATGTAAAAGTAAATTCTTTTTGCATTGTAAAGGTGTTTCCTATGATGTGGAAAAAGAGCTAAAAAAACTTTCTCAAGAAAAGGTAGATGGAATACTGATTGACTTGAGAAACAATGGTGGCGGAGATTTTCCAGAAAGCTTAAGACTTACTGGATTTTTTCTACCTCAAGGCACAGCTGTGCAAACAAAAGATAAAAATCAAAGCATTAGAAGTCAAACTATCGAAAAATCCAAGTCCTATTATATGGGACCTCTTGTTGTTTTGATCAATAAACTGAGTGCGTCTGCATCAGAAATTTTTGTAGGCGCAGTGCAAGATTATGGTAGAGGCATTATAGTAGGAGACAAAAACACCTTTGGTAAGGCAACTGTGCAAATTATACAAGAAATTCCTGGCATAAAAAATAGAAAAACAGATGGAGCATTAAAAATTACACAAAGTAAATTTTATAGACCAGCTGGAGAGAGCAACCAAAAATATGGTGTTTTATCAAATATCATTATTCCAAATAATCTAGAAATATATGAAATTGGAGAAAATTTTTTAGATTATGCACTTTCTAAGGACGCAATTTCTCCATCTAAAAATTTCAAGCCTATGCAAAATTTATCAGTTATGATTAACAAGTTAAATAAACTAAGCCAAGACAGAATTAACAAGGATAAAAAATTTCAAGAATTAAATGCTAAAATAAAAATGCTAAAACTTGCAAAAAACAAACCAATAGCAATAACAAAAGAAAACATCAAATTAATTGAAGAATTAGAAAGCCCTAAATTTTATCTTGAAAAGAAAAATTTTAACAAAAAAGTAGTGAGCGACGATGATCTTCAATTACAAGAAGCATTAAAGATCACTTTAGATACAATTAATTTATCTAAAGATCCAGCTTATTTGTCTTTGCAAAATTAA